A segment of the Candidatus Doudnabacteria bacterium genome:
ATAGCCACCGAAATGACCGGTTCAGGGAATTTGATGCGCTCCAGTAAAATCGGATGATCGGCATCGCAAAGTGTATCGCCTGTGAATGTGTCTTTCGGCCCCACTAAGGCTGCGATGTCGCCGGAAAAAACTTCTTTCACTTCTTCGCGCGAATCGGCATGCAGGCGGACCAGTCGGCCCACGCGTTCTTTGTTGCCTGACCGGGCATTGAGAATATACGAGCCGGTCTGCAGGGTCCCGGTGTAAACGCGGAAGAATGCCAATTTTCCCACGAACGGGTCAGTGGCTATTTTAAATGCCAAAGCTACGAACTTGTCCGAATCTTTCGGGGTCAATAAAATCTCTTCTTTGGTCTTCAGATTCGTGGCTTTGATCGGCGGCTTGTCCAGAGGAGACGGCAGATAATTCACCACGGCATCCAAAATACTGGTTACTATCAACCCGCGGCCATCACCGCCCAGAACCGGATAGAATTTTCCGGTCAAAGTGCTAAGCCTTATCGCTCTTACTAATTCTTCATCGCTGATCTCGGTTCCCGCCAGATACTTTTCCATCAAGGCATCGTCCGCCTCCACAACTTTTTCCATAAGTTTCAAACGATATTCTTTGCACTTGGCCAGCATGTCAGCAGGCACTTCGCCTTCCACAAAACCTTTGTCTTTAAAATCTGTATAAGTATAAGACTTCATTTTTACCAGATCCACGATACCGACGATGTCTTTTTCAAAACCGATCGGCAGCTGGATAGGATATGCGTTCGGGGACAGCCGCTTATGGATCGCATCCAAGGATTTATAAAAATCTCCGCCGGTTTGGTTGATCTTGTTTATAAAACACATGCGGGGCACCGAATATTTATCTGCCTGGCGCCACACAGTTTCGGATTGCGGTTCCACTCCCATTTTCCCGTCAAACACCACGACCGCGCCGTCCAGCACACGCAAAGAACGCTCCACTTCCACCGTAAAGTCTACGTGGCCCGGAGTATCAATGATATTTATGCGGTGCGTATCTTCGGCCTTGCCGCCACTATGCAAACTTGGAGACCAAAAAGCCGTAGTGGCTGCAGCCGTGATCGTAATGCCGCGCTCGCGCTCCTGTTCCATCCAGTCCATGGCTGTGTTGCCTTCGTGCACTTCGCCTATCTTGTGGATCTTTCCCGTGTAAAACAAAATCGCCTCGGTAGTGGTGGTCTTACCGGCGTCAATGTGGGCAATTATCCCGATATTGCGTGTCTGTTCTAATGAATACTCACGTGGCATTTATTTACCTTCGTTGGAATCTTGCAAAATGAGCGAAGGCTTTGTTCGCTTCCGCCATCTTATGCACGTCTTCGCGCTTTTTGATGGCTGCGCCCTGCTTGTTGTAGGCTTCCATCAATTCCGTGGCCAGTTTTTCGGCCATGGGCTTTCCTTTTTTGGCGCGGGCCGCATCAATCACCCATTTCATGCCGAGCGTGGTTTTGCGCGGCTCCTGCACTTCCATCGGCACCTGATAATTGGCTCCGCCGATGCGGCGGCCCTTGACTTCAACCATCGGCGACACGTTGCGGATAGCCTGCTCAAAAACAGTTTTCGGATCCGCCTTCATATCAGTTTCAATTTTATCCATCGCGCCGTAAACCACTTTTGAAGCCACGGTCTTTTTGCCGCGGGTCATGACATAGTTAATGAACTTCGCGATCTTCACGCTATTGTATTTGTTATCCGCCGTGACCGGATGTTTTTTATAGCTTCTTGCTTTCCTAGGCATACTATTCGGTCCTCTTCGCTCCGTACTTTGACCGGCCTTGCTTGCGGCCTTCCACTCCGGAGGCATCCAGTTTTCCGCGGACAATGTGATATCGAACGCCTGGTAAATCCTTCACGCGGCCGCCGCGGATCATGACCACTGAGTGCTCCTGCAAATTATGGCCGATACCCGGGATATAGGCCGTGACTTCCATGCCGTTTGATAATCTAACGCGCGCGATCTTCCGCAAAGCCGAGTTTGGCTTTTTCGGCGTGGTGGTGGTGACTTTGATGCAAACTCCGCGCTTAAAAGGCGAACCCTTTGGCAAAGAATAAGGACTCCCTTGGAGCAGGTTAAAGCCGCGGTCCAGGGCCGGGGTTTTGGATTTATAAACTGATTTGGTTCGTCCTTTCCGGACAAGTTGATTTACTGTAGGCATGTCGTCGCAATTGGTCGAACCTTCGCAATTTTGCTTTGCAAAATATGCTACGGTCGACGTATTGCTCCTCTCGAAAAAATTGTTCTCGACGCTTCGCGTCTGCGACTCAATTTTTTCGTAATATTAATTTAGTTAAATTCGGCAAATTAAAACGGCTCATTAGCCGTTGTTGCAACTCAAAACAACGAATTTAATTACTGGCAAATCCTAACAAGTTTTTGAAGGTGTGTCAACAAATAAAGCAAAAAATCTGGCAATTGACAAACTAAACATTTTATGCTAAAATAATAAGTTGGCAATACTGTCAACCTGTGATGTGCACAGCGATGTGTGCTTAGAGGAGAACAGTGTGGCGAAACCAAGTAAGAAAAAGGTCTGGACGAATCGAGAGATCTTTGAAGCCGCTCAATTCAAGGCTCTCAAAGTTCTAGATAAATCGCGCCGGCAAAAACTGAGGCCCGATCCGATCGACGATGAGCCTCAACTGAGTCTCGGCCTCGGTATCCATCTCAAGCGTTAGGAGAATGATGGCTGCCAAACGGATCGAGAACTACAAACTTGGGAACATAGCGAACTTCGACAGATTGAAAAACACAGGCATTATCACACCCGAGATTGACGGTTGCAAACTGCAGTTCAGTTTCGAGAGTATCGCCCAACCGAGATTTGAAAACGGCATCATCGTCTGCCGTGGTCTAGTGCAGCCGATAAATCACAGGCGACCCAGGATCGGAGAGCAGATTCTCTATCTGACATCAGGCAATCGGCGCCCGGAGGTCATATCCTGGATAACCCTCACCGACGTCGGCAAGCTTGTCTGGCAAGAGGGGGCAACATCATAGTATAACGTTCGCAGAAATTGGCAAGATCGCCTGGGAGAAGTCTTGCGGACAATACAACATGGCAACTCGCAATAACGAGTAGCTGACAGGAGGATGAACGAAAACTACAAAGGCGAGTTTGCATTAATGCAAACTCGCCTATTCTTTTTGTTCGAAAATTTGCGGCATTGACGGGAACGAAAAAAAATGATAGAAAAAATGCATTGTTCTCATCTAGCCATTTTCAACTGACCAAGGGGGGAAAATGTCAGGGCAACCGAAACTTGCGGACGGCATTGAGCATGGCAAAGTGAAATTCTTCACCAGCACCGGAGGCAGGAACTTCGGGTTCATCACACGCATCGGCAAACCTGATCTCCACTTCCATCACGACTTAGGTACTGCTTGGACATGCGTTAACGGCGAATTCTGTTTCGCAGGCAGGCACTGCAATCTGCCGAGCAGATTTGCCAAGCAGCATGACGATATCTATTTTATCGAAGGCCGGACCAAGAAAGGCCCGACCGCCGCTCCCTGGGCCCTTGGCGAGGACCTCGATCGGTTGATCAAAGCGCGAAGCAGAAACACGGTCACCAACACCGGCACAGAGGCCATCCGTCGGCCGCGCGAGCCCGTGACCTCAGAAGACCGTTTCGAAACCGGCGACGACTTTGTCGATCGGATCGATCGAATAGAAGGTCGCAGAGCCACGGACAGGATGTTGTCGCGAATGCTTCACGATGATGACTGAATCGGCAACGATTTGGAAGATAAAAAACAAAGGCGCCCGGTCATAAAAGACCCGGACGCCTCTTCTTTTTGCCATTGACTTATAGCTCCAATAAGTCTAGAATTATCTCCTCACAACAGGAGGATGAAATGTACAAGGCTGGTACGATCACGCTTGTCGCGCCAAGCCTTGGAACGGCTTTGGCAGTCAATGGCGGAGAAAAATGGCTTGTTCAGCAGAACCGCAGAGGTCAGTTTATACAAGGACTGGAACAACCCGAACTGACTGAATCTTCGGCGGAAACTAGGCAACGTCTGCCGATACGGTCTGAGGTCATTTATTTCATTGAGGATGAGAATGACCCTGCTGCGGTAAAGCTGTGGGCCACAAAACAGGACTACCTGGACATAGAAGAAATCATTCGGCAGCGAAAAGAATCAGACCAGCAGAAAGAAGAAATGGCGTCTCGGCCCAAGATCCGTGTCATGGAGCAACTCATCGAGCGAGGTATCCTGATCGGTGAGGCGAAACCGGTCATAAACGAAATATTCCTTGATGACTTTCTCAGGCAATATTCGATCATCAGACGCCACGATACGTTCGCTACATCAGGCGATTTTTATCAAACCCGCAAACGCTGGTTTGAACAACTAACGCCGGAAGGCTGGGTTCAAACTCCGGACCCGCGCCGGAAGTTATAACACGGCGAGTTTGCGCAGCGCGCTAGCTCGCCTCTTTTTTATTAAAAACCCAGCGGCGCGTTGGGACCCAGCAAAAATTTCAGGAAAAAAACCAGCGGCGGCAGAACTATGCTTTGCAAAACACCTGTATACAGCAATATGGCCAAAACCGCGAACAGCCAAATGCCAAACCGCTCCAAGGATAAAATAGCGTACATCCATGCTTCATTAAAATAACCTAAAATGCTCGCTAAAACTTTGGAACCGTCCAGAGGCGGAACCGGGATGAGATTAAAAAAACAAAGCACTAAATTCAAGCTCACGGTTTCTATCAGCAGATCTTGCCCCATTGCGGAAATATTCGGCACCAGCCTGAAAACTGCGGCCGCCAAAATTGCCAGCAAAAAATTCGTAGCTACGCCCGCAATTGCGACCAAAAACATATCACGCTTAAGATTTTTGAAATTCCTGTAATCCACCGGCACCGGCTTGGCCGCACCGAACACGAACATACCGTGAGTGGCCCAAAACAAAAATAGAGGCAGTAAAATTGAGCCGAACGGATCTATGTGCGGTATGGGATTAAGGGTCAGCCGTCCTGCTTCACGCGCAGTCGGGTCCCCCAGTTTTTCCGCCACCAAACCATGCGCGACTTCATGAAAGATCACGGAGAACAGCAAGATCAAAATAAATATGATGATCGAGATCGGGTCCATATGACTTGATAAATTCCTTTTATTATGCTAACCTTAACCAGTGCTTATTCATCATAAGCATTATTTATTTCTTTAACAAGTGGAGCATTTTATGGCAAGAGTTTGCGAAATTTGCGGCAAAGGCTATCTCGCCACGTTTACGCGGTCCCATTCCATGCGCAAGACCAAGGTCCGGCTCTATCCCAATCTCCAACGGTTGACCTTGGATCACGGCAAGAGGGTCAAGGCTTGTACCAAATGTATCAAGACGCACAACCGTAAAATGGTGGCAGTCGCCGTATAAAAAATCCCCGTCAAATGACCGGGGATTTTTTGTTTAGCTTAATTGCGAGGTGCAGTTCGGGCAGCGTGTGGCTTTCAGTGCTATCGGCGTGATACAGAACGGACATTCTTTCGTATTCGGGACGTCTTTAGGTACACGGCTCAAACGGTTGAACTGCTTGATCACCAAAAATACGGCAAATGCCACAATGAAAAAATTTATAAGCGCATTCAGGAAAGATCCGAAAGCCAATGAATGGTGAAAAAATACCAATTTTAAATTGGCAAAATAAATATGCCCGGTGAATATACTTATGATCGGATTGATGATATCGGTAACCAAAGAGTTGACCACTTGGCCAAAAGCCGCCCCGATCACTACGCCGACCGCCAGTTCTAAGGCGCTGCCTCTGATTGCGAATTCCTTAAATTCTTTCCACATATACCCTATCTTACACTGTTCGGGCTTCGGCTTCAACCGCTTTTTTATCCGGCAGATTTTCGTTCACAATTGTCAGTTTCGTGATCGCAAACAGCAAAATTGCCCCGCCATAAATTTGCATCCCAGATAAAGTAGCACCAAGGAATTTCCAGTTCACGATCACGGCCGCGAACGGAAAAGCCAGCTCGCAAAGCGTCGCTACTGAGGCTTTGGTTGAGCGCAGGCCGTAATAATAGATCATAAGCGAAATAAACCCTGCGACAATGGCGGTGATAAACACGAATCCCCAATCTTTTTTTGTGGTCAAGGCCAGCTCCGGCAAAGCATGATAATAAATTTCAAGAAAGAAAAGAAAAACCAAGGCTGAGAGAAACCGAAGCCCGGTCATAACTTGAAAACTGACTTTATTCAGCACAAACCTCCCGAACACGGTTGACCCGCCCCAGAAAAACGCGGCTCCCAAAGCCAGCAGCACTCCTAAGGTATTGGAGTTCCAGGTAAAACCCGTCGGCCGCAGGTCAGGAAATGAAATAATGTAGGCGCCAAAAATCGCCACAACGGCCCAAAGCCAAAAATTCTTGGACAAATTTTCTTTCAAGATCCAGGCGGCCAGACCGATCGCGATCAAGGGCTGGAGTTTTTGCAATAAAATCGCGACAGTAGGGTTCAAATAGTGGAAGCTTTGCGTAAACAAAACTGTGGCCAGGGCGGAACCGCCAAAACCGATGAAAATAACTGACAGCCATTCGCGCCATGTCAGATTTTTTAATTCATGCAAGCGAGGCAATAAGATCGCTATTGCCAGAACTGCGATCATGATGTGTTCCATCAAAACGATCGTGGTCGATGACAGCTGAGTCGTTAAATATTTGCGGAACGGCGCGTCCACTGCCCACAAAATCGCCGCAAAGGTCACGAACCAAGGCCCAAATTTGTCGTTTTTCATAAAAATAAAACCCTGTTCTTTCAGGGCAAACGCAAAAAACCTGCCTTCTTTCATCCGGACTTTACCGTCGCCTCTGGAATTGCACCAGATCAGCCCAGTTCCAGTTCTTCAAACTGGGGCTGGGGTCGCGGGGTTTACCGCCGGTGGGGACTTACACCCCGCCCTGAAGGATATTAATTGCTTGAATTATAACTTTTGAAAAACTCTCTTGCAAGCTGCTCATCCTGCTTCATTTGTTCGATCAGCGCTTGTTCGGATTCAAATTTTTGATTCTCACGCAGTTTTTTTATTGTCTCTACCTCAATTTTTTGGTTATAAAGGTCATCTGAAAAATCTAAAATATAAATTTCCGCTTTTCGGTCAGTCTCGCCAAAGGTTTGAGCCGCACCAATAAAAACCAAAGCCGGTTTGCTGTTTGCCAGCCCGATATAAAGTCCGTCTGGCAGATCTTTCGGAACGTCAAGATTTGCCGTTGCAAATCCCAGATCTTTTCCGCGCCCTGCTCCTTTTTTTACAATTCCCGAAAACTTCATCTGCTCTTTTTTCTGATTATTGAGCTCTTAAATACCTCGGGTCGAAAGGGTTTGAGTCTTATTACTTTGGTCTTCAACCCTCGCTTCTGCAATTCTTTGGGCAGATTTCCAACAAAAGACCCTTGGTCATAACCAAGCGCAATTAAGTCAGGTTTTTCTTTTTTGATGTGCGGCCACGGGTCTTTGGTGCCGCCCAAAACGACTCTGTTTGCAAGCTTCAGTTGTTTGACATGCTGAGCGCGTTTTTTTTCGTCAAAAACAGGGGACTTCTCTTTGATTCTTTTCACATTCAAATCTCTGGCAACGGAAACTATCAAAAACGTCCCCAATTTTTTTGCCTGCTTAATAAAACTAATATGCCCCGGATGCAGCAGATCAAAAACTCCGAATACCATGACTTTCTTCATGACCAAATCATAGCGAATTTTGGGAAAAAAAAGAAGACTTTGATTATATCTAACATAAAGACTATAATAGACTAGCTAAAAAATTATCGGGGTGTAGTATACCGGTAGTACGCGCCCATGGGGTGGGTGTAGACCGGGTCCAATTCCCGGCACCCCGACCAAGAAAAAATCTCAACGTCTGTTGGGATTTTTTCTATAATAGACAAATATAAAAAAGAAGCCCGAAGATTGCTCTTCAGGCTATATGGTGGCACGAATTTCCGCGATTGTGCGGATAGGCGGACAAACTTTCTCCTGCTCATCGGCGCGGCGCTGCTGGGGTACTGGACGATCATCTGTTCGGCGAGTTTGCTCAGACATGGCTCTCTGTCCTTTATGTTGCGGAGCGGGCTGTGATCCGGAAGATTTTGACTAGTTCGTTGCGGCGTCCGTACCGGAAGCTTTGTTCCGTGTAGATACAAAGTTCCGGCGGAAAGCAAGTCGCATACACGCTTCTCTCCTCTGCCCGGATCAATGCCTCGTTCTCTGATACGGCAAGTTTGTACCCTGTATAGTCCCTTCCGAGACCGATTAGTTCGCGCATGTCCTTCTCCGCGCTAGACGCCATGACCATAGCCCTTCGGGTGCTCATCCGGTTTTCTGGTCAGCTGAGCCGAAAGAAAGACCTGTCCGGGTGCTCCCTGCAGCACTGCGGCTATCCTGTTCGCGGCGGCGCGCTGCGCTGCGAGAGTGCGAGTCAACGCCTGTTTACGGAACTCCGGCACTCTCGGATTGTTCAGGCGGGCCTGGATTCCGATGATATTGGCCTCGATCCGGGTATACCTGGCCATGACCGGACAATGCGGCATATCGTGCATCTTATTCCCCCTTCACTTTCTGAAATTTACGCCTCAATAAAAATCCGACCACTTGGTCGGTTCATTCTAGAATTAAGTTTTGCCTACAACTTACATTCTATGAACCGACATCAACCAAGACAATATTAAGAGCGGCCAAAAGGTTTTGGCTAACGGGCTTAATAAGGTTGCTGAACAAATGTCCGTTCATAGATTTATGCATAGAATATAGTAAATAAAATAACTTGTCAAAAAAAGACCGAGAAAATTTCTCGATCTTAGGAACCCCACAAGGGTTCGATGCTTTCAGGCCAATTGATGGTGGAAGCATTCGCCTTGGGTTTATTGCCGGCAGGGCAATTCGCTTTTTGCCAGTCTTCTTTGTTGGGGTACTTCGTCTTGCAATTCGGACACCTCATGCCGCCGCCCTTTAGGTTGATGCCGCCGAAACTCATGCACTTTGCCATCGTTTCCTCCAATTTTGTGCAACAAAAACACCGACTTTCCGTCGGGTTTGTTTGCTGTTATCTGACAAGCAAAAACGCCCGACTAGCCGGTGAAATAAAACCAAAATGAATTGGTGTTTACATGCGCTTTGCTCATATTAAAAACATTATAATCTTCAAACTAAAAATCGTCAAATTATTGTTCCAATTTATTGATCTTATCCAAAAAACTGTTCAACTCTTCATTTGAAAAAAATTCAATGGTGATCTTACCCGACTCTCCTGACTTCTGTACTCTAACTTTAGTACCCAGCTTTCCTCGAAGCTCAGATTCAAGCGCCGCCACATCGGGATCGGAAGTTCCTCTCGTAGCTCTGATCGCTTTTGGCCGCTCCAGGAGTTCTCGGACTTTTTCTTCCACCTGGCGGACCGTCATCTCTTCTTTGATGATCAGCTCGAGCAGGGCTATTTGTTTTTCCATGCCCGGCAATGCCAAAATTGACCGTGCATGACCTTCGGAAATGCTTCCTTCAGCCAATGAGTTCTGAATTTTTAAAGGCAAATGCAGGAGCCTGAGCATGTTCGTGACCGTCGTTCGTCCTTTGCCGACTCTTTTCGCCACTTCTTCCTGGGTGATCTTATATTCATCGATCAGCTGCTGATAGGCCAGCGCTTCTTCGATCGGATCCAGATTATGCCGCTGGATGTTCTCGATCAATGCCAACTCCAGCTTTTTCTGCTCCTCCATAAAATCACGGATCATGACCGGGACTTTGGTCAGGCCCGCGATCTTTGATGCGCGCAATCTTCGCTCACCGACGATCAGCTGGTACGTACCGTCGGGCAAAGGAACTACGACCAATGGCTGCAAAATACCGTGCTCGCGGATAGAATCGGCCAACTCCTGCAGAGCCTGCTCATTGAACGTCCGCCTCGGCTGCCAGGGATTGGGTTTGATCAGGTCAATCGAAATTTCCGCCAAATTCAAAACCGGCAGATTCTCTGGGGGCGGGACGTATAATACTTCACCTGAATCGATATCATCCATAAAAATATTTTAATTCACGGCCGGATCAGCTGATACAGATGGTCTTCCAAATGGAAGAAGTCAGTCGAACGCAAGGACCTTGGCCTGGGCAGATTATTTTTTACCACCCGCTCAAGCTTTGCGGGTCTTTGCGTAAGTACTGCCACGCGATCCGCCAGCTCCAAGGCCTCAGCAATGATGTGCGTGACCAGCACGATCGTGGTCTTCCGATCGGTCCAGATCTTCAAAAGTTCGTGACGCAGTTCTTCGGCGGTAAAAGAATCCAGTTCAGAAAACGGTTCATCCATAAAAATAATTTTCGGATTTGTGGCCCAGGCCCTGGCGATCCCGACTCTTTGCTTCATCCCGCCGGACAAATCTTTAGGATAAACATGAGCAAATTTCTCAAGGCCGAATTGTTTAAGTTCCTTGGCGACCACGCTGTTACGCAAATTTTCATCCAATTTTTTTGAAAACAAGCCTAGTTCGATATTCTGACGGACAGTCAGCCACGGCAGAAGAGCAAACTGCTGGAAAACAAAACTCATATCCAAATCCGTAATATCCTTGCCCAAAATCACCTCACCTTTGTAATCTTTTTCCAAACCCGAGGCAATGCGCAGAATGGTCGATTTGCCGCTCCCTGACGGCCCTACCAACACGAAAAATTCACCCGCCTCGATCTCCAAACTGATATTATCCAAGATCAAAAGCTGCTTTTTATCTTCTTCAAAATATTTAGTGATATTTTTCAGGGTAATTACTG
Coding sequences within it:
- the fusA gene encoding elongation factor G, yielding MPREYSLEQTRNIGIIAHIDAGKTTTTEAILFYTGKIHKIGEVHEGNTAMDWMEQERERGITITAAATTAFWSPSLHSGGKAEDTHRINIIDTPGHVDFTVEVERSLRVLDGAVVVFDGKMGVEPQSETVWRQADKYSVPRMCFINKINQTGGDFYKSLDAIHKRLSPNAYPIQLPIGFEKDIVGIVDLVKMKSYTYTDFKDKGFVEGEVPADMLAKCKEYRLKLMEKVVEADDALMEKYLAGTEISDEELVRAIRLSTLTGKFYPVLGGDGRGLIVTSILDAVVNYLPSPLDKPPIKATNLKTKEEILLTPKDSDKFVALAFKIATDPFVGKLAFFRVYTGTLQTGSYILNARSGNKERVGRLVRLHADSREEVKEVFSGDIAALVGPKDTFTGDTLCDADHPILLERIKFPEPVISVAIEPKTKQDQEKMGLAMQKLAEEDPTFRIRSDEETNQTLISGMGELHLEIIVDRMKREFKVEANVGRPQVAYKETIKGKSEAEGKYIRQTGGRGQYGHVYIRIEPQDDPTKGNEFVNEVVGGTIPKEYIKPVEKGIEEAEDRGVIAGFPVLNVKTTLYDGSYHEVDSSEIAFKIAGSMAFQDAVKKAQPILLEPIMKVEVLTPESSLGDVIGDLNAKRGKILEMTERGNIKVVDAEVPLAEMFGYATQIRSMSQGQASYTMEFLKYEEVPKHVSEKIIGEAGKIRVGQVGK
- the rpsG gene encoding 30S ribosomal protein S7; the encoded protein is MPRKARSYKKHPVTADNKYNSVKIAKFINYVMTRGKKTVASKVVYGAMDKIETDMKADPKTVFEQAIRNVSPMVEVKGRRIGGANYQVPMEVQEPRKTTLGMKWVIDAARAKKGKPMAEKLATELMEAYNKQGAAIKKREDVHKMAEANKAFAHFARFQRR
- the rpsL gene encoding 30S ribosomal protein S12 translates to MPTVNQLVRKGRTKSVYKSKTPALDRGFNLLQGSPYSLPKGSPFKRGVCIKVTTTTPKKPNSALRKIARVRLSNGMEVTAYIPGIGHNLQEHSVVMIRGGRVKDLPGVRYHIVRGKLDASGVEGRKQGRSKYGAKRTE
- a CDS encoding site-2 protease family protein; this encodes MDPISIIIFILILLFSVIFHEVAHGLVAEKLGDPTAREAGRLTLNPIPHIDPFGSILLPLFLFWATHGMFVFGAAKPVPVDYRNFKNLKRDMFLVAIAGVATNFLLAILAAAVFRLVPNISAMGQDLLIETVSLNLVLCFFNLIPVPPLDGSKVLASILGYFNEAWMYAILSLERFGIWLFAVLAILLYTGVLQSIVLPPLVFFLKFLLGPNAPLGF
- the rpmB gene encoding 50S ribosomal protein L28 yields the protein MARVCEICGKGYLATFTRSHSMRKTKVRLYPNLQRLTLDHGKRVKACTKCIKTHNRKMVAVAV
- the mscL gene encoding large conductance mechanosensitive channel protein MscL translates to MWKEFKEFAIRGSALELAVGVVIGAAFGQVVNSLVTDIINPIISIFTGHIYFANLKLVFFHHSLAFGSFLNALINFFIVAFAVFLVIKQFNRLSRVPKDVPNTKECPFCITPIALKATRCPNCTSQLS
- a CDS encoding DMT family transporter, encoding MKEGRFFAFALKEQGFIFMKNDKFGPWFVTFAAILWAVDAPFRKYLTTQLSSTTIVLMEHIMIAVLAIAILLPRLHELKNLTWREWLSVIFIGFGGSALATVLFTQSFHYLNPTVAILLQKLQPLIAIGLAAWILKENLSKNFWLWAVVAIFGAYIISFPDLRPTGFTWNSNTLGVLLALGAAFFWGGSTVFGRFVLNKVSFQVMTGLRFLSALVFLFFLEIYYHALPELALTTKKDWGFVFITAIVAGFISLMIYYYGLRSTKASVATLCELAFPFAAVIVNWKFLGATLSGMQIYGGAILLFAITKLTIVNENLPDKKAVEAEARTV
- a CDS encoding riboflavin kinase, whose amino-acid sequence is MKFSGIVKKGAGRGKDLGFATANLDVPKDLPDGLYIGLANSKPALVFIGAAQTFGETDRKAEIYILDFSDDLYNQKIEVETIKKLRENQKFESEQALIEQMKQDEQLAREFFKSYNSSN
- a CDS encoding adenylyltransferase/cytidyltransferase family protein — translated: MKKVMVFGVFDLLHPGHISFIKQAKKLGTFLIVSVARDLNVKRIKEKSPVFDEKKRAQHVKQLKLANRVVLGGTKDPWPHIKKEKPDLIALGYDQGSFVGNLPKELQKRGLKTKVIRLKPFRPEVFKSSIIRKKSR
- a CDS encoding ParB/RepB/Spo0J family partition protein, which gives rise to MDDIDSGEVLYVPPPENLPVLNLAEISIDLIKPNPWQPRRTFNEQALQELADSIREHGILQPLVVVPLPDGTYQLIVGERRLRASKIAGLTKVPVMIRDFMEEQKKLELALIENIQRHNLDPIEEALAYQQLIDEYKITQEEVAKRVGKGRTTVTNMLRLLHLPLKIQNSLAEGSISEGHARSILALPGMEKQIALLELIIKEEMTVRQVEEKVRELLERPKAIRATRGTSDPDVAALESELRGKLGTKVRVQKSGESGKITIEFFSNEELNSFLDKINKLEQ
- a CDS encoding ABC transporter ATP-binding protein, producing the protein MSAVITLKNITKYFEEDKKQLLILDNISLEIEAGEFFVLVGPSGSGKSTILRIASGLEKDYKGEVILGKDITDLDMSFVFQQFALLPWLTVRQNIELGLFSKKLDENLRNSVVAKELKQFGLEKFAHVYPKDLSGGMKQRVGIARAWATNPKIIFMDEPFSELDSFTAEELRHELLKIWTDRKTTIVLVTHIIAEALELADRVAVLTQRPAKLERVVKNNLPRPRSLRSTDFFHLEDHLYQLIRP